A stretch of Myroides oncorhynchi DNA encodes these proteins:
- a CDS encoding DUF1456 family protein, giving the protein MNNNDILKKLRVALQLRDDQIVEILELVDFRISKAEVGSLFRNEDHPKYVECGDQILRNFLNGLVIHLRGTKENPKNPTEVLTSNKAEVKPFKEQKKTESKGKSYAKPANKSADNKKKSTFNKKDLPKSPLAGIKFNNGKKSK; this is encoded by the coding sequence ATGAACAATAACGATATATTAAAGAAACTGAGAGTCGCTTTACAATTACGCGACGATCAAATAGTAGAAATTCTAGAGTTAGTTGATTTTAGAATTTCGAAAGCTGAAGTTGGAAGTCTATTTAGAAATGAGGATCATCCTAAATACGTAGAATGTGGAGATCAGATTCTTAGAAACTTCTTAAACGGATTAGTTATCCACTTAAGAGGAACGAAAGAAAATCCTAAAAATCCAACAGAAGTACTTACCTCTAATAAAGCAGAAGTAAAACCCTTTAAAGAACAGAAGAAGACTGAAAGTAAAGGCAAATCTTACGCTAAACCTGCTAACAAATCTGCAGACAATAAAAAGAAAAGTACTTTTAACAAAAAGGACTTACCTAAATCTCCTTTAGCAGGAATTAAATTTAATAATGGTAAAAAATCAAAATAA